The region ATTATCTTATACCAACTCCTTTTATgctaattatttaataattttatttgtaCAATTCAGGTTTTGCCAATTAAGTTAGAATAAAGTGCAGTAAACAGAGAACTAAGAGAACTGAACTATTATGTAAAATAGTAAAATGAGAGGTGTTCCCTTTCTCGGACCCTTGTCCCACACATTGCTCCCAGTGTATTGGTCTCCGTTAGAATTGTTGTCCATAATTGACACGACCTCACGGGATCAACAAACGGCAATGCAGTCCGTAGTCCGCTCCACCACGGTGTCGAAGCAGATGATAAGTGATCGATGGAATCCTGAACCCCTTCACGTTCTTTAAAATATACGGAATGATATTCTCAAACTAAATAAATGTACTTTTATGCCGCAAATCACACCTAGATTGTCAAAATACATTTAGAATTTCAAACAATCATCTCATTTtctatcttcagaaataaatTTAACTACCAAGAGTTTTTTATGAACAAATTCTCTCAGAGTTAGGGACTCTACAAAAGCAAAATGAGACGATCCTAAACTTAATCTTAACATGAAATGGTCTACATTTAATTACTGTGATTATATTAGGCACAATCCTTAAACTTAATCCAAATGTGGGATGATCTACATTACAAAATCCAATGTTTTATTGGTTGCATTATTCAACAAACTCTGAACAAGTACAATTCATCTCTGAAAAGCTAAGCTTCTTTATATTCTCAGAAAAAGAACCAGCTCAATTAGCTGAGAAGACACCAAAAGGCAAAAAGAAGTTTCAAACACGCCAAATAACACACAGATGCACATGAGAATATTTTGTACATTTTCATCACTTCaatctttttattaaaataaacaTAGTACCTATTCTACTATTCCAATTTTCATTTTTCAGTTTTGATTGATCTGGCAATCAGTTCTTTTAAGACCAAAACTCCAAAAGAGCCGACCATCTAAAACACTTTTTCATAAGTCGGCAGATTACGTTCAAATAACTTAAGTAGGTCACTCATTATAAATTTGAGTTAAAGTGATTATTAGttaatttaatttgattatttcgaTAAAGTAAAAAAACAGAAATTATCCCAAAATTGAAAAATGATAACATAATATGGTTGAGCTCGTTTTGGGTTTCAATCTCAGTACTAAAACTTTCTGTTTAGCTCAGATGAAATTTGGTTTTGATTCTCCTAATTTaagttattttcaaaattttgaagATTAAAAACGAGATTTCTTCATGATTTTGTGAGTCAAAAAACAAGTTTTATAACCATGTTGAAGCCCAGAACGACCCCTACCCTCCTGTGTTAACATTTTTCGATTTTGGCTAATTTCAGTTTTTGACTTTAATGAAATGATCAAATTAAGTTAATTGACGATCATTTTGAGTTAAATTTGACGTGAGTGACCTATTTGAGTTTTTCAGACGCAGTCAGTCATCTACTTGATTATTAACCCCAAAAAATAACATTTCACGGCTCTCTAGTTACCTCAGAACTATGTTTAGGGAGAGTCTCGGATTGGAGTTACAAAAATCAGGTGTCGTGAATGAATTATTATTTCTTGTTGCGTCCTAAACTAAATTTTtgtaaagaataaagttttataataatttttaaaatttgttgaCTGTGATCAACTCGCAAAATCATCATGAAATTCGCAACCAACCGGCCACCGGAAAACCAGAATAGTGTTTTCTTATGTTTGTTGTAATGTTTCGACAAATTTATATTGGTAAATGGGATCTCGAATATAAATATGTTAACTCTATAGAGTATGTTTTGTTGGAGTCTTTGAGACGTTAGAACAGGGGTCAACACTAGATTACCAGTCCATTTTTCTATCTATTGGATTTTGTATCCCTTTGATGTTTACACAACCAAATACCAATGTCCAATGTAGTTAAAAATATGTCTTCATGTGCATGTAGTGTGCATATAAAGTTACCCCGTTACGGTTACGGGGTTCTCGGAAAGTTTACGCGATACGTGTACATACATCGACGCCCATTTTTATATGTACCGTATAAATTTTTTACGGAACGATGTGCTCATCATAATTGTTTATTGGTGATAATCTCACATGTAATATTCATAATGTATTTTATGGTAAAAGTGTCTAATTATTATTCACAGTgaatttatttgtaaaaaaattcttaaaaacAATGTATTTACGGAAAATAAAGTTAATATGGCTTACATCGAACTTTTACTCAATTATCGTGGGACGGGTATAAGACTGCATACATCGCGACATCGAACTTTTCCCGGCTCACATCGAACTTTTCCCGGCTCAATTTTCGTGGGACGGGTATAAGACCGCATACATCGCGACAATTCTTAAGCCTGCGGCTCAAATAGCATTTCGCAATAGGGGTGTGCAGAAAACCGCACAAATCGCCCGCACCGCATCAATCCTCACCGCAAAACGCGGTTTTTAATTTTCGTGGTTCAgttgcggtttgaatttttaataaaccgcgcggtgcggtgcgggttgtgattttaaatttctaaaatgcGGTTCAAACCGCACCGCATCACATTTATCAACTTTTATTCCATTTAATATGCTATGAGTGCTTACTTAGTGATCATCTTGTTTAACAATTGTTGCGTGGTGATCATCCTATTTGTGTTTCTTCGAAAATAATGAGACACATGTTACAAAGCCACATATTTAATAGTGAACTCATTTAATTGCCGAGCCAAGTTTCTACATTAAACTTTATAGTGTGGAATTTCTAATTTGTATTATTGAAGAATATTTGCGACTTTGTTATATTATTcgaaaatttaattaatttaagttttgtatttatttaaaattttcgaaCTTGTAATGTATAAACCGCAGTTAACCGCATCACACCGCACCGCATTTTTGTGGTGTGGTTTATGCGGTTTTTGAGGGTACgcggtgcggttgcggtttggaAATTTGATCAAACCGCATGTGCGGTTTGAGGAAAAAACCACACCGTCCACACCGCGCTCACCCTTATTTCGCAACCATAGTAGCATTGTTTATGACTAAAGGGTGCGTATATTCTTGGGGGTTAAAAGCACGAGACTTCATGTGTAGACATTTTGTCCTACTTTTGCGGGCTCTTGTGTCCCCTTGGGAATCTACTATATACAAGTACTTAAACAAGTGCACAAGTGCTTACTTCATTTTTGTCTCAGAACAAGTAATCAGCTTCTCTGTAGAAATCTGTAAGTGTAAAAGGTTAGCAATAGCTCTGTCTTCTTTATCAATTTCAAGATTCTTGCTTAGTCCAACTTGAAAATCTAAGAAGTTCTAATGGAGGGTGATCACTTAATGGCCTGGAACAAAAGATCTTTTAGCTGGATTAACAATGCagatgaagaagaaaatgaagaGGTGAAAGTTGCAGAAACACCACAAGAGCCCTTGGATTTCCTGTCAAGATCTTGGAGTCTTTCTGCTACCGAGATCTCGAAAGCTCTGGCTCAGAAAAATGTTCAGAAGCAATTTATTGTTGACAACAATAATCCAATATTAGTACCTGAAACAGTCATTGCACCACCACACATGGTAAGTTTAAGTTCTTTTCGTTTACTAAGTGTCTCTACTCAGACTCGAACCTTTTAACATTTCAGTGTTGCTTTACAGAAGGCAAGCATCACGAATGTCGTTAATGCTCGGAAACCAAGGACTATTGGGAGATGGTTTCATATAAGAGAGACGAGGAACAGCACAGTGAAGAAGAAAGATAAAGCTAGGATAGAAAATGCTCACCTGCATTCAGCAATCTCAGTTGCTGGAGTAGCTGCTGCATTGGCTGCTGTTGCTGCAACAAAAAATGCAAATGAATCAGGCACGAAAATGAGCATGTCTGTGGCATCAGCTACAGAACTATTGGCATCATATTGTATCGAGATGGCAGAATCAGCCGGTGCTGCTCATGATACTGTGGCCTCTGTTGTTAAATCATCGATTGACATCGCAAGTCCAAGCGATTTACTTACTCTTACAGCTGCTGCAGCAACCGGTAAAATCATTCAATCATGCTGACATGATTTGAGTTGTCATTTCAAATTCTCATgtttatattaatatttgaacgtcctggatttcaaatgaaatccaaatCCAATTTTCCAAACagcttatttgatcaaatccagTTTCCCAAACAGGTCATTAGTGAATTTTTGGTTATTTTTTGTTCCAACTAAATGTTATACATTCATTATAGCTCTGAGAGGGGAAGCAGCTCTAAAAGAAAGAGCTTCCAAGGATGGAAATAAGGTTGCAGCCATTAGCCCTTACGACAAGAACATGACAGAAGCTCGTGTTTTCGATGCTTTACAGAATGAATCTGAAGGAAGGCATCCTCCCTGCATAGGGGATCTGCTGCAATACACTTGCAAAGGTAATTTCTTCATTAATCAAGGCATTAGTCTAAGTTTAAGCATCTGATTACTTGATCAAGCCTCAGTTTGCTTGATCAAGTATGCATCTATTTTGTTACCTTTTTATCAAAATTTTGTGCTTAATAACGGAGAAACTTCAGGTATCTTTCGATGGAAGCACGTGTCGATCTACATCAACAACAAATATGAGGTACAACGAGTAATAAGAGTGTTAGAACAAAGTATCAGCTACCGAGTTATGGTATCTTTACAACATTTGGTATTGTTCTTATTTGAGCTCACTGCAGGTGATAATCAAGCTCAAAAGCAAGCACGTTGGAGGAGCTTTCTCCAAAAAGAATAAATGTAAGCAATCCGTTCTGCAATGCTGCCTTATACAGTTGAACCTCGATGGAGTAATAATCAATAAAGTAATAACttcgctaaaataatatttttctctgaTCCCAACATAATGAACACAATGTATATTTACTCCCGATAAAGTAATAAATCCGCTAAAGTAATGTTTTTTCTTGGTCCCAACCATATTACTCTAAAGAGGTTTAACTGTAGTGAGTCCGTAAGTTTTAAGAGATAAGAAGGAAGTTGTAGAAGCCGTTTCTTACTGTTAGTGACTACAGGTGTTGTCTACGGAATTTGTGATGAAGCTACAGCATGGCCGTTTAGAAAAGAAAGGGAAAATGTAGAAGCGCATTTTGGAGTTAAAACTGCAAAAGGCCTACTAGAATTCAAGTGCAAGAACAAGATCCATAAACAAAGATGGGTAGAGGGGATCCAAGATCTTCTGTGCAGAACTATCAGCATATATGAAGCACAACAGTCTCTAAGCTTCTTAAATATCAAGTAGTGCATTGGTCTACTTAGTAGATGTTCTAGATAAGGAAAAGTAATGTAATCTTCACAGAGTGTAATATATGATAAGTTATCTTTCCATTTTCAAAATAACAGAGTGCATCAAATTCTAATAGCACTTTCAAATGACCAACTTCTGCACAGTAGTAGCAATTTACACTTCCCATGTCTGTGAACAAGATAAGAAAACAGAATCTTCATACTTAGTGTTATAACTTGTGTATCTATAATCTACTACAAATAGAGAACCTTAAAAAAAGGGCGCGACCAACCGACTGCAGCTAACTTCACTATACCAACTGCTTTAAATATTAACTTCACCACATCAGATCATTTTCATTTGCAAAACTCTGAGTACCTGTTCACCACATCCAATTTGTTCAAAAAAATGAGTAGAACTCAGGTTCAAGGTAACCAAGTTGTTAGTAAATCTTACACAAAATCAGATAATTATATGAATCTTAGTGTAGCAGCATCATTTCCTGTATGTTTAATGATGGACCGGAGATGAAATAGTTGCAGGTTGCTCAGAATAACGCCACCTCCCAAGTGCTTCTCCTACACGAATTCTCTCTCCACGCTCAACACAaaacctaaactctgatgatAATCCTTTGTCTTCTTGACTTGATACAGGGGCTTGGAAGACAAGAACAACAGTAGAACCCATGTTGAAAGCAGCAACCTGAAATTTATAATTATGGCAGAATTTATTAGACAGTGACAATTAGGATTCGATTATGTCATGATGATATTTGTCATTTGGTACCATTGCCCGTCTTAGAAACTTGTACCTTTTctccaaaatatatattttatgcGTTATTTACGGCTATAATATTCATAAAGAAATTCCATTGATATTCATTCTAAAGACAAACTAAAAGTGGCATGCTTACCTCATCTCCTTTCTTAATTGTCACTCCAACACCATCTGGTTCATAAACTCGCTCTTCAGGTCGCTCGGGATGGAGTAGCTTTTTCTTTGGCTGATTAGTACGCAGTTCTGGCTCAATAAAAAGCTGCATTATCGATGTTTTTAGTACAATGTCCAACCACAATCCATCATGAGCTAATACTCCCATTTCATTGATTTGAAAGCAATACTTGTACATGTAAATCAATTAATGATGAAACAATCAACTGAATAAGAGGGTTACATGTACGTTAGTATTTTAACAAAAGATGCATTTACTTTGCTGTCTTAATTTCTTTAAGTGAATTACCAAGTTATTCAGACACGCTCATTTCCTCTTTCTAAACAACGCAAACATTCAGTTCTATCTCAACTTACCCTACAATTACATATAATTTGATGCAATTTGAATAGTTCCTAATTCCTATACATAGAACTGTTTTCAACATAATTTGATgcaattaaaaaaatataatactACCTTCATCCTAGTTATGAGCACAGAATAGAAAGAACTATAGCAAACATAATCAATCAAAAGCAATCGGACCAACCTCTATTGAGCCGATATTGGTCGCACCTATAGCTGCCAAGGCCATAAAACCTTCTTGCCACTGACCTTCCAGCACAACCTGGTGATATGAAGATGATCAAAATCAGACCAGAATGTTGAGAACTTGAGATTATTTCAAAATAGGAAATTAACATTTCTAATCACTGATCTAAATATAGTGCATTACTTGGCAGTGTCAAAAAAGTAAACATCAAACAGGCAGATAACCACATTTTTAATTAATTcagttttcataaaatatttaaattttgtacAAAGTCCAAAAAAAAAAAAGTCGACAAAGAGGCACCTTATAAGCCTACCACTTCCCCTTCGTCTCATTGTTTCGCAATGCATTCCTCTAACTACAATATCCTTATGTTGGGATTTATTATGCAGTGCTTACCACATTCAGACTGTATACATAAACAAGGAAATATAACAGATTGAGCATTTTCCTTGACAAAGAGTGAAGTAATAGAAGTACCCTTTCATTTTCAAGGTAGAGGTTTCTAATTGTTCTTGTAGCACGTTCATTCACAGGGAAAAGACGACCTAAAACACAAACAATATTGATCCAACATTTATTAACTTATCAGGAAAAAGAGCAATTTTCTTTAAGTAATGATGAAAAGGTACAATATATTAGCAGTATTCATCTATAACGATTGCTTGCAAAATGTAGATTATTTTATGTCAAGTTACTTATTAACAAGTATAAAGGAAAAACAGAGTACCTGAAAAATGTCGACGGACATTAATGTTCCAATCAACTGGGGAATGGACTCGATGATAGTCCCCAGGCTTCAAGTAAATAACACAGTAATAGAGGCCTTTCATTGGACTGCAAGAAAACTTAATTTTCAATTCACTTAATATTTCTGGACTATCACTAGGTGAATCAAACAATGAAATAATGCAACTACTTTCCTGTTAATATGCGAGGTGAAGTCATATTACAAATACAACTTCACAATGACTCACAACTTCCCAAACCTGTGCAGGCTGAGCTCACTAATGTGATACTAACTGTTTATATTGCTTGACTTGCACATATTTCTCATATTTTTTTACAACTGTTATATTCAAAAACTAAGATCCTCAAAATCCTAAATACCTGTGTGTCAAACTAGCGTTTATATCTCTAATGAAAATATTGAaccataaaaaaaaattattagcaCTTGCTCGCTTTAAACAACAAAGATAAACAAGTTGTTTGATGAAAAGATGTGTCTTAAGACAAATGGTTTCGTTACACATTTAGATGAATAAATTTAGTCCTTAGCTCGCAAGTATCAATATAAAGGCTTGAACTTCAAGTATcagtaaaataaaaaaaatgtaaccttttaaaaaaaattcttattCCACAAATAAAACACATGCACATGAAcaataaacaaaattaaaatagTAAATCCCGATTCGGGGCATACTTATTTAGCAATGCTGCGAAAAAACAAATACTTAACACCATATGTAGCAAAATATAATTTGAGGATGTGAGAATACCTTGCTGGCGAAGGTTCCCGAAGTTTTGGTGAAGCTAGTGAAACTTTCCACCATGATTTCTCACTTTTATCTCCAAGACTTTGTTCTTGCCCACTACTCTCTTCTTGACTATCTTCCACATCTATCATAGGTGAAAAGAATGACCTTGCCCCGAGAAGAGAAGCAACAGAATATGAGAAACCTTTAACTTGCTCGATCATAGCTCCGGGATGTTTCAACTCTCCAAAATGTAGTACAGTACCATCCACAGGACTCGCCTATAACATGAAGAGAGTAAAATTAAAATGTACAACTCAACCACATACTAAAGAGTAAATCATGAACATAGTACAAAATACACAACAAGCTGTTACCAGTTACCAGACAACAAGGGTCTTGATCAATAGGCCTTGATCCTTCTTTAAGGGTCCTAACAAAAAACTGCCTCAACGTAACATACTGGTCCAAAGGCATAGCAGCTTCTTCCAAATCTGGGAACAAAGATATCGTGGAAAAGCCGAATTTAATATTCAACAAAGAGACTGAGTTTATGGTTTGAACAAAGATGCATACTTGAATGAAATGCTCGAGCCCACGCCCTATAAACATATGGACGTAGCCAGACCGGAACTTCCTGATAAGAATTTCACAGGAATTGATAATTAGTTGGTGGTAAAGAATAGAACCACAATATATTCAATCCAGTCATAATTCCAGAGAGACAGACACGGTTTGTGAAAATATATATGCATAATCACACATGCAGGTCTTCATTAATTTACGCGTTTATTTATGTGGAATCACATTACAAACGAACGGAGCTATTAAGAAATTAGCTATGGAATTTTGCATCTACATATTTCCAGAAGCGATGAACTTAAATTGCTTTAGGTATGATAAAATAACTACAATACTTCCAATACCTTTTTATCTTGTACTTTACGATATTTTTTTATCAAGGACAACAGGATATAGGGAAGAAAACAACAGGTGGAATTTGAGACTAGCCCAATCCATTAAAAAAAGGGTTCCACTGTTTGTTTATTGTCTCTAGAAATTTTAAAACCTGTGTCACAAATAGCTAATATACCCTGGAATAGAATCTTGCAGCAGAAATCTGATTGGCGGAAATATCTACCATTGCAAATTTCTATCACTAATATACTTTACAAAGATATCTTGCGATAGAAAATTTAATAACTAATTCTAATAGAATCCGGGGGGATTATCATATCGTGTCCTCTTATGCTATTACTTTTGACAGGAGACTTGGATACACTCAGTTAAATATCTAACTAAATGAATTTATAAATTCCTAACAATATATTTATACGCCCACATTACACACATGTATGCATCACAGTTCACAGATACATCTACTTACTCATGAAATTGTTCCTAAAAATCTAATTGGTAAATTGCAAAACCTGCTCCTTGAGGAATATCCTAAACCCGACATTACATAATGGTAGTCATAAATGAGATGACAGACGGGAGCATAACAATAATACGTTGCTTCAAATTATTACACACTTACCACATTTGTCATGGAACCCCAAACTCTAGAAATGGTTCGCAGAGGCAGCAATTCTAGAAACGATGCCTAAAGTAAGATAAGACTGTCAATCAGATTAAAGATTACAAGCTTTATTTAGATAAGAACTGCATCAGAGATGCTAATGTTGAAAatttactttgaaatcaggacGAAACTCAATTTCAATTCCCTTCTCTCTTGCCTCCTCAAGCTGTCAATAGTTAACAATATCGTTAAAATACATAAACTTCCTCTCCAAAATACCAGAATCATTAAAGTACTTCAACTTGCATGTTTACCTTCTTGTCATCATACATACGACGGACATGAAGTGCACCAAGCATAACTATAGTTGCGGCGGTCGCACCAGACACCAGAAAATAATTACCTACACAAGGACTTACTATCATGACTAACATGTTTTACATCATAACAAGGTCTAAAAAACCAAAAGCTCATTGAGATCAACCCTTCCATCCCTACATCCTCTCTAACAATTTAAAAATGGCCAAAACATATCGGATTTCATCATATACAGTTACAGAACTAAACCAAAACTATACAATTATACAAAGCTTACAAACATGATCACTCGGCTTCCAGTTGCTAGCCAGTCTTGCATATTAATTTTAAATTGTACTACATTGCAGCTTCAACtataaaaactaaaaaaattCATAACTTATGTACCTGTTTTTTACACACTTAAACATCTATCTTACCTTCTCTATTAGGCAAATAACCAATTACAACTAACTTATTCCCTCATTCCTTAAATTTCCGAAAGTCCAAAAAGTAAATTATCAATATACCCTCACCACATGCAACTTAAAAATCTACATTATTTAATATTACGATAATTAACAAGTTAAACATCATCAATCAAATTATccaaaaaacaaaaacaaattatCAACTCTACTTAAATAAATTAACTACCACTAAACCAAAAACACACAACTTAGTCAAATAACCAATTCCGACTTGCAAATTGCAACTAACTTATTCCTTAAATCCTTAAATTTCCGAAAGTCCAAACAGTTAATTATCAATAAACCCTCACCACATGTAACTTACAATATACATTATTTCATATTACGATAATTAACAAGTTAAACATCATTAATCAAATAATCcgaaaaacaaaaacaaatcaaTTCTACTTACGCAACTTAACGAGCACTAAACCGTAAACACGCAATTTCACTATCAACCTAAAACTTCACTAATCAACAAAACAATCCAATAATCACCTATAAACACATAATAACTACACAATGCACATATAATACACACATAGAATGCAACGAAAAGTAAAATTAAACCTTGAGAACTGCCATTACTGCTACTGCCATTAAAGGAAGCTTTAGCTTGAGAAGTGTGAAGCTTTTGAAAAATTGATGAGAAACGACGACGTTTTTGTAGTTGATATATGTAATTGAAGTTAGAATTGGTGGGATATAATGGAAGACGAttaaaagccctaaatttcaTTTTTTAGGGTTTTTTTAGGGTTTTggggagagaagaagaagaagaagaagaagaagaagaggggtTTATTATGTGAAGTTATGTTTTATGTGTTTTCTTGAAGCACAAGTTGTATGTTTAATGATTTCTATGGGtaattttgatttaatttttaattttttagattgaaaaaatataaaaatctATAGGAGTTGTTTATTTTTCATCCGGATTTTATAGGGAACCAATGTATCTTGTTTACGGATTTCGGAAATcagaattaattgattaatattttaatatatgatttataggcgattttttaaaaataagataATTTATGGGTAAATgacaaatttagcctatttttacacaaaattgacaaaaataaccCATTTCTGAAAAGTTGGTCAACTTTAGCCGATGGAATACCcaactgtcagtggagtatccGCTTTATACAAGATACCCAACTGGCAGTGGAGTATTCCATATATGAAATACTCAACTATCAGTGGAGTATCTTATATaaattgggatacccaactgacagtggagtattcaatcggtcaaaattggccacttttttcagaatggttatttttgttaatttttttcaaaaatcggctatttttgtcattttttcataatttatcgTATTGGTCAAATATATTTGACCAATTTATCGGTAATTCTGAAAAATTGATGGATTTCTATAATTACGATAAaaaagaataaataattaaaatgtcctaaaaatttatttttttaggtaaatttatatatttttctaGTGTGTACCTGTGAGTATATGCTAAGTAGATTTTAGTTTATTTTCATCGATGGAATTTGTGTGTGTAGGAGGATCCACTATCATTAATAAATATGAactaatcaaaataaattaaaattatgagATTCCACTATCATTAATAAATATGAAATAATCAAAATAAAGTAAAATTATGAGATTTCGCGCTTAACACggtaaattaattaagaaaagtagTGTGTtcttgttggaaaatatgggtataagtcccatattggtaagtcatatttttgagcattatgactaaaagatgtgtgagatatgatgatattctcttaataatggaaattattattttccattagaatttggctcaaatattatggcataaattaatttgattttgtttcagattaattgatatggtgtatgtcttgatatatttaatctgattctgtttcagattatttatggaatagagtagcttgcaagtattacaccgattccataattaatgatatttaattatggaaaagagtagcgcacaggtctatctacacctatataaacacctctaaggcgttagggttagacacaccaaaaacatattcgcctctaaacacaaatctctctctctcggtgatagtttcgtgcccgttcaaactcgctgaaggtgctcgttatccgtaacgccgccgctacctcgttttatcctgggaggctatcgactcgcacatacggtgagaggcgaaatagctttaaggagacagtttcaactggactcgaggatctctcttctgtttatatcttttcttcctccgtttgatttcgtttactcacgcacacacttgtttgattatttgtattaatcgcagattgttttcacaatcttaaagctatttattttatatacatatgtgactgatacatctgtatccgcttgttttgttgagtaacagatcgatggagaaccaaactgtgaacgattcgatgaacatgacggctgatcccaacgcacagatcactggatctgatgagggtcaaacgcctgttggacatgtgccttcgggacatgtgcctgtgggacacactgtcattggacagtttagtgttcctcttggacagatatcggcaggattcactcctccgatcatacctgcggtgcctactggtgtgcatacacctgtagtacagacgcacgtaccatctgttccacccgtggtgcctgctgcacctgttatgccaactgtgcctgctgcacatgctgaaaaacctgagaagttcaacggaacgaacttcaaacgttggcaacaaaagatgcacttttatctgaccacgttgcatatggatcgcttccttaaagaagaaccaccgttgctcactgctgagagtaacatgcagactgtgtatgctgctgatgcttggaagcactccgactacatctgtcggaactatgtgttaaattgtttgtctgactcgttgtataacgtatatagtgcgaagccaacagctaaggtcttatgggagtcacttgaccataagtataaaaccgaggacgctggggcaaagaagtggattgttggccgctttcttg is a window of Apium graveolens cultivar Ventura chromosome 11, ASM990537v1, whole genome shotgun sequence DNA encoding:
- the LOC141698327 gene encoding VAN3-binding protein, whose product is MEGDHLMAWNKRSFSWINNADEEENEEVKVAETPQEPLDFLSRSWSLSATEISKALAQKNVQKQFIVDNNNPILVPETVIAPPHMKASITNVVNARKPRTIGRWFHIRETRNSTVKKKDKARIENAHLHSAISVAGVAAALAAVAATKNANESGTKMSMSVASATELLASYCIEMAESAGAAHDTVASVVKSSIDIASPSDLLTLTAAAATALRGEAALKERASKDGNKVAAISPYDKNMTEARVFDALQNESEGRHPPCIGDLLQYTCKGIFRWKHVSIYINNKYEVIIKLKSKHVGGAFSKKNKCVVYGICDEATAWPFRKERENVEAHFGVKTAKGLLEFKCKNKIHKQRWVEGIQDLLCRTISIYEAQQSLSFLNIK
- the LOC141698326 gene encoding phosphatidylserine decarboxylase proenzyme 1, mitochondrial; its protein translation is MKFRAFNRLPLYPTNSNFNYIYQLQKRRRFSSIFQKLHTSQAKASFNGSSSNGSSQGNYFLVSGATAATIVMLGALHVRRMYDDKKLEEAREKGIEIEFRPDFKASFLELLPLRTISRVWGSMTNVEVPVWLRPYVYRAWARAFHSNLEEAAMPLDQYVTLRQFFVRTLKEGSRPIDQDPCCLASPVDGTVLHFGELKHPGAMIEQVKGFSYSVASLLGARSFFSPMIDVEDSQEESSGQEQSLGDKSEKSWWKVSLASPKLREPSPASPMKGLYYCVIYLKPGDYHRVHSPVDWNINVRRHFSGRLFPVNERATRTIRNLYLENERVVLEGQWQEGFMALAAIGATNIGSIELFIEPELRTNQPKKKLLHPERPEERVYEPDGVGVTIKKGDEVAAFNMGSTVVLVFQAPVSSQEDKGLSSEFRFCVERGERIRVGEALGRWRYSEQPATISSPVHH